A window of Acinonyx jubatus isolate Ajub_Pintada_27869175 chromosome B2, VMU_Ajub_asm_v1.0, whole genome shotgun sequence genomic DNA:
acattttaaaagtttagccAACCATGTAAATATGTACAATCTGTAATGTTTTACATCACTccttatgataaaataaataaagagataaacacacagagataaagacagatacaTTCTCAAAGCAATGATGGGTCAAAGAACTATAAAGCAAAACTTAAAGTAGTataaagaaagatataaagaaaccAATATTTTGGTGTTATACAAAATCTCAGACATCCGTCCACATTATGTCAACGATCACCTTTCTGGGAGCTACCTTTCAGAGTTAGTGACAATGGACCAAACACATTGCCAGATATGAGGTTGGGTGATGACCATTTTCATCCAATGCTTACTGTAACTGAAGAAGATGAATAGTTATACAGTGACGAAAGAGGCATCAGAAAATGAGTCCTTCAGTTGTATCATATTCAAATGGTAGGGCATACCAtgcatttttaattcttctaagACTTTGCAACCTGAATCAGGTTTGGGGCAGGACCCAATGATGTGTGAAAGAAACAGGTACAAAACAGGCAtcaaatattcataatatttggAGAGAGGATACGGTATTTCACACTATTTTATACCTCATTTGATTTCATATAAACATATGATCAGTGGTCTCCACACAAAAAATCTATgcagaaaatttttcttaaaagtaataGTTATACAGTTATTTGTGACAGTCTAAATGTGCAACAACAAAACGTGTCCTCTGACTAACATCTgctcagaagaacaaataaaaacaaaccatgcTTGAGTCtcataggcacacacacagatattGATACGTTTACTTGAAATAATTGCCCACAAACTTTTTAATGGGTCTGATAAAGGAAGCACTACTAAAGTGAAGAAGggcaaaactaaaatgtaaactcATCCCAAGAAAACACCGATATGCTACTGCACCTTTAGAATAAACTAATGATACATGTTAACAATATCATGTCAATCAGGACAAAGAAGAAAGttgagaaaagataaaatcctGGTGAGATGAACTTGTACATATGATTTGCTGCTTTCCAGGATCgtgtatgtgcgtgtgcgtgtgcgtgtgtgtgtgtgtgtgtgtgtgtgtgcgtgtgtgaaaGAATACATAATGGCTATCTATCTGACAGGTACAAAAATGATTATGATTTTcagttgaaaaatacaatatcagACAAAGGAGTCTGCACTGAAGATGACAAGAATGTCCTCATCCCTGTGGTACAATTGCTCCCAGTGTCCTGAGGAGAGCACGCGGGGAGGGAACTACAGGACTCATATCATAGTCTACCATCTTCTGCTATTGTTGTTCTCATTACAATTCAGGAAAATCATTATCCTTTAGTAACACCAGACATGGGGCAGATCAGGCTGCGAAATGCGTTCTCCCATCGAGTCTCACGAGTATGTTCTGTTGAACTGGGTCACTCTGTTCCTTCCCCGTCCCCTTGCTTGTGCACCACACAGAGCAGTCTTCCAAGAGAAAGGACATGTGTCCACTGAGGTTAATGGGAAAttgcatttcatttccttctcaccacatttaaaaaatgttgtaattgggggcacctgggtggctcagtcggttaagcgcccacgtcagctcaggtcatgatcttgcggttcgtgggttcaaaccccatgttgggctccatgctgacagcttggagactgaagcctgcttcagattctgcgtctccttctctctctgcccctcccctgctcgcactcagtctttctctcaaaaacaaataaatatttaaaaaaatttgaaggaTGGTGTAATTAGACAAAGAACCATCATCTATGTTTGGTAGCATGAAATAACTAAATGCCGTAAGATGGATTGATTCATCTGAGacaaactatataaataaaactggCTGGAAATAGTGAACATGTCCTTCCCGGGCACAGGAGCAAAGTATGTGTCCCTAGTAACTATCATAATATGACACGGGACAGGAAAGCCCAGTGATAGATTACACCTATATTATTAATTTGCATATGAAagataaatacttgaaaaaacccaaagattatacatggagagaaagaaaagttattagtgaaaagaaaaattaacagaagcTACAAAACAAAGACACTGCCAATCTATGTAATAATTCACATCagaaaagtatataattcaaaCGGCATCTCAATGTTACAATAATAACTAAGATAATTGTTTCAAATGTGAGAGGTTAAATTCTTAGTACTGACACACGTAAGGTGATAGAGTAGGAATTTCCAATTACCGTAATAGCTCAATGCTGACATACAGTTCTAAGTTTTAGTGCAAGAATACATAGTTTCACAAAAGTAGATGCTCAGTATGCAAACtacacattttaaagagaaagtatCTTAAGAATATGTCTCTATTTaagacatttcaaatatataacattCACTGATATATTTGACATACACATGCTGCCCTATCCGGTTCCTGAATGAATCCTGAAAAATTGCAGGCAAGATTTGTGCAGCCTCAGTGCTACGACTGAATCGCTGTTGCTTGCTTGATGCTTCTGTCTCATGGGTCTAAGTTGACCTCAGACATATGAGAACAGGCCCCCGATGACGAGGGAGGACGAGCAAATGATGGGATATAGCCATCACTACATAGGAAATGACAGATGTGATGAACACTGACAGGGCTGTAGGGCAGGTTCTGTGGAGGAAGACGATGAAGTAGGATTTCCACTGCATGTTTATTCAGGGAATGCTCTCGGGATAAatggggtgagggaaggaagacagcagagaatgtTGCTAAGCAAGGATGTGGTCTCCAGTGGAACAGAGCAGGAGCCTGATCCCATGAGATGCTGGCCAGGACTTTCCAGAAGAACCATCCATCTGTGATGGTAGAAATTCTCTGTTCTCACTGTCCAATACTATGCTCACTCTCTACCTGTCATACCTGAGCATTTAAAATGtcctagctaaaaaaaaaattaaaaaaataaaataaaataaaatgtcctagCTAAGaagttgaattttatattttatttaatttaatgaatttaaatgtaaGCAGCTAACGTGGCTATTTACTAAggtattggacagcacagctctgGAGCATGAATTGCAGTCCTGCCTTGGCATTGGCACCTTTTGTCCATCTCATAGTCTGTCACTGGCTGTGAGCTGCCCCCACCAGTTTCCCCAGACCTCCTGGTAATGTGACTCCCTTTCAGCTGAGGGAAATTCTCTCATGAATGGAACGGCTGTGAACTCTGGAGCCCATACTCATACCAAGTAGGGTTTGGATTGGAGCCCCAGCAAGTAAAGAGCATCTGGCAGGTCACCAACAGTGGTCATACAAGAGTCCACTCATGATTGTGTGTAAGGATAGAAGGACAGGACCTGGTCTACTTTACACATCACCTCAGTgcaatcacacacacaaacattcacaTACGCACATACACATGGACACAAGTTGTCATTTGGCGATGTGGTCTCAAGTGGcaatgataaatgaatgaacattcaaCTATCTTCATAACTTTGTCTCTTTCATATTGGTATTTGTATTCCCATGAGTGATCATCATACCTTGTTAACAATAAAGTCAACATAAAGATGCATTGAGATAATATTCACAATATAGAATTTCCCTGTTGTAATTTTCAACATACCATTTAAAATCTCCATGCATATTTTAGATATTGTGGTAACCCATAAGGGAGAAAATgagcatttagaaaatataaatactcaTAATGAGTTTTTGCATAGGGAACAAATATTATCCCATTTCACACATAGTAAGGAACCAAAGAGAAAGCATGGGAGCATGTAATCTAATACTTGTACACTTATGCAGAAAGGGCACATTTTATTATCACTAAACgtgaatatttaataattttccacACGTGCATCTGGATGTATAATGAATGTACTGAAATAGAATGAAAAGTCTAGGAATGACTTGGTGGCATTCTAATGAACAATTAAATTTAGTTATATTATTTGACAACTTTCCATAGTTGGTTCCTTTAGACAACTGACCATACATGCAAAccatttagtatttttgtttcaagAACATTTGCATCTGAAAATAACCCAATTTGCCAATTTCTAGAGCAACACAGAGACTTTGTTCCATTTTACTCACCTTCTCTCACCTTCTCTATTGGATCTAAGCTATTTCCCTACCTCCACTACAAGTTACTGCCTAAATACAGCTCTGGGGATAGGAACGCAGACATGTCGAATCACTGCCTGCAGGAAACCAGCATTGGGGCATCCGTACGTTTTTCTTAAGCAAAAGGACACTTTCTCAGGATGACTTCACACGTCCTCATGTGACACCAGAGATCTGCACTTTGCCTCTCGGAGGTAGAAGGTGAAGGCAGTCACAAACTCTCAGTATGGTTTCCCGAATACAATGACCTGCCTCTGTGACTCTGAGACCCTTACGAGCAGGCGAGATGGTGCCGTGACTCTGAGCTGTGGCTGGGCTGGCACACAAAACCAAGTCCCTTCCTCCGCTGATGTCTCCTGGGAAAGGATGTCCCACACTTTTAATGAGCCCTTgtcactgagctgcccagacatGGCAATCCTCAGGGACAATGACTGTGGAGGACAATGCCAGACAGACCTAATCTGTCTCTTCTATTACTTCACGTATCTCTTAGAGGACAAGTAACTCCCTAGACCTCCTCAGATACCTTAGCTCCCATCTGTGAATGACCTACATGTTTTATAGAAGACTACAGATTTTTTCCTCATAACTGaccaaaatatttacatataaatatgtaaggaAGAATCCATTCccttacttaattttaattttaaatatgtgaataaattcTTCATTCAATCTCATTCAGAATGACCTTATATTGGATCACAGAGCTAATAATGAAGCACATTCTAATCTTTAGCATGAATATAAAGGAGGGCAaccaaattctaccaaacttccAATATAGTTATGGGGAAAAAGTCTTAAATCCTCTAAAACACTGTTCAGTTTGTACCCGAGGGTTTTAACGattaactgaaataaatttttacagtatctattttttaaatacagcgTACATGGGTTTTTTGAAACTCAGCTAGTCTCTGCAATCAAATtccaaatctttttaaaataaatatatatattttaatttacgtCCACATTGTGagcctatagtgcaacaatgatttcaggaatcgaacccagtgattcatcccctacacaTGACTCCCAGTGCTCgtcacaagtgtcttccttaatgccccttgcccatttagcccatcccccctcccacaacctttcagcaacctcagtttgttctctgtatttaccagtctcttatgttttgccctcctccctgtttttacattacttttgcttcccttcctttatgttcatctgttttgcatcttaaactcctcgtatgagtgaagtcattttgtctttctctgacttatttcacttagcataataccctcatcTACGTTgctgcacatggcaagatttcattcgttttgactgttgagtaatactccattgtatatatcttctttatccattcatctgttgatggatatttgggctctttctataatttggctattgttgatgatgctgcaataaacattggggtgcatgtgccccttcgacacactacacctgtatcccttggataaatacctagtagtgcaattgctgtattttagggcagttctatttttaactttttgtggaccctccatactattttccagagaggctgcaccagtttgcattcccaccagcagtgcaaaagagatcctctttctccaaatccttgccacatctgttgttgcctggggtgttaactttagccattctcacagtcatgaggggatatctcattgtagttttactttctgtttccttGATGATGGGTgatatggagcattttttcatgtgtctgtgggccatttggatgtcttctttggaaaagtgtctattcatgtctttttcccatttcttcactggattatttgtttttttgggtgttacgtttgataagttctttatagattgtggatgctatccctttatctgatacgtcatctgcaaaaatattctcccattccattggttgccttttagttttgctaattgcttcctttgctgtgcagaagctgtttatctcGAGTTCATTATGAATcagtagttgatttttgcttttgtttcctttgcctccggaGATGGCTCAGGTCTTgttctcaaggtccatgagtccgagccccatgtcaggctctatggtgacagctcagctcctgcagcctgtttcagagtctgtgtcaccctatctgtctctctgcccctcctccctctctaataaataaatatttaaaaaacctttttaagaagaaaaaagaaggaaacaggcaaaagagcatgatccaagaatgagagaaataatatTGGCGAgagtacagagaaagaggaaccttcttgcactgctggtgcgaatgcaaactggtgcggccactctggaaaacggtatgtaggttcctgaaaaaatttaaaacagaaataccctatgacccagcaatagtgctactaggtatttatcccaaggatacagaagtgctgattcaaagggccacatgcaccccaatttGGATAGCAGCACCACCGACAAAGCCAAAGTATGTGAAGAGTATAGATGTCCACTGagagacgaatggataaagaagatatggaatatatatacgATGGGATATTACTCGgcattcaaaaaatgaaatcttgccatttgcaacaacgtggattgAACTAGAGTATGTCatcctaagcaaaattagtcaaagaaaaacaaatatcatatgacttcactcatatgttcAATTTAAGACAGAAAACAGGTGACTATAAggtagggaagcaaaaataatatgaaaatggggagggggacaaaacgtaagagactcttatatacacagaacaaactgaggttgctgCAGGGGTTTTGGGTAGGGGAATGTGCTAATTGGGCAAGGGTCTTTAAGGAGGACACGTGCCGGCATGAGCATTGGGTGTCCCATCTGTGGGATGAATTactggaatctactcccgaaatcattacTGCACCATACCTTAAGTAACTtggatgcaatttaaaaaattaataaagtaaaaaataaaaggaagactaCAATGTCACATTCACTTGTTATGGgatgtttctatttcttactcATCACTCAGAATTGTATAACACTTATTTCATAATGAGATGGCTACTTGTAAAGATAAGACatatggagttttttttttacaattaacaTACAATCCTATTTTGTTTAAGTTTCCTCCTGGGGAATCTGAGCAATCTGCACAGAACATGGGATTTTCTGGGAAGTAGTATTCATTTCCCATATTTTCATAGTATGTCGCCGCATTCAAATATATGGGGCCCTTGGAGGATGTGAGATATAAAAGCCTTGATCACTTGAAGCCTGgataaaagaatttgaaaatggtATGAAAAGAGGATCTAAATACCTTTTACCCTTTAAAACGTTTCCTGTGTCACTATAGGTAAAACATGTAGCATATGAAATATGACTTGGGTCATGTATTGTTCCTCCATGATAATGTCCCCAAAAGTCATTTCTAATGAACGGGTTGGATCACAAACTGAATCTCACCAACGTGCACACCGCACATTGGTGCTTCTCCGACTTTGCACATAATGACACGTGAGCACCACCTGGCGTGTTACCAGCTCAAGTTCTTAGTGTCACTGGCAGGTATGCATCATGCCCTCCCCCTCCGTGACATGAAGGCTACATAAAACCATTGTCATACCTGTGAGGTCACACGAGGGCCTGATATCTGAATGGGTTTATCTGGATTGATGTTAGTAGGTTTTTCTTTGACCTAAAAGTTTTTTACACTGTTGCCCCACCTACTTGTGTCAAAGAGCTGTGATACAGTCAACTTATGGACCTTCTATCACAGCCATGATCAAAATGCAAGAAAAAGGGATATGCCTCCAGCAATTGttagaaaatactaaaatattaatatttctggtgtgcttgggtggctcagtcagttaggcatccaaatcttgattttgccTTGGGTCATgttgtcacagtttgtgagttccagcccctaaTCATACTCTGGGCTAGCTGCTCAGATCCTCCTTGGGATTGTCCCTCTCtttggctctctctgcctctcactcacttctgttctctgtctctctctctctctctctctctcaaaataaataaacattaaaacaaatttaatacaTAATTGTTTCTGACACTGTATTGGTGTTACATATTCTTATTGGCTGTGTTTTTATCATATGTGTGTAGATTCTGTTTGCAATTAGGAAAGAAATAGTGCTCCCAAAAGGGAGTGAAATAACAAAATCTTGTGgaggtttttgaaaaataatatgacGCAGATActctaaatcagaatctctggaggttGCAATGAATCCATGAACTCAGATTTTGAACACTCACTTGCACGAAAGAGGAGATAAGAAAATCCCCTTGAGAGTCGTCAGGGGAAATGTTGGATGACACGTGCAGGACACAAAAGCAGAAAGACTCTGAACTCAAATTCTCCCATCAGAGGGTCTTGCCCCCCAGTCATCTGGAGTCATAGCCCCCACAGAACACCTTCCTCATTGCTCCCGTCACATCCCTGTTCCGCAGAGTATATATGAAGGGGTTGACCATGGGGGTGACAATGGtgtagaagagagaaatgaatttgCCCTGATCTTGGGAGTAGTTGTTGCTGGGCTGCAGGTAAGCATAGATGGCCGTGCCGTAGAACAGGGACACCACCGTGAGGTGGGACCCACATGTCCCAAACGCTTTCCTCTGCCCTGTGGCTGACTTTATTCTTAACACTGCCCTGACGATTCGACCATAGGACAACGTGATTAATGCCACAGGTATGAGAAGAATGATCACACTGACAAAGAAGAGCTCAGACTCATTCACAGTGGTGTCAACACAGGCAAGCTTGAGCAGTGGGGGGACCTCACAAAAGAAGTggtctattttatttctcccacaAAGTGGTACAAGGAAGATGAGCACCGTCTGCAACGAGGCGTTGGCAAAACCAATGAACCACGATGCAGAAGCCATCAGGGCACAGAGACGGGGGTGCATGATCACTGTGTAGTGCAGGGGCCTGCAGACGGCTGCGTAGCGGTCAAATGCCATCACCCCCAACAGAATGCATTCTGTGCATCCCAACCCTAGAGCGACGAACAGCTGAGCTACACAAGCAGCAAAGGAGATAGACTTGTCTGCTCCCCTGAGATGAACCAGCAGCTGAGGAACAGTGCTGGTCGTGTAACACAGGTCCAGAAAGCTTAGGTTGGacaggaaaaagtacatgggagtCTGCAGGTGTGGGTCCAGGCGGGACAATGCAATGATGCTTGTGTTTCCCAGCAGGGTGAGCAGATAGAAGATGAGAAGAACCACAAAGAGGACTCGCTCCAGCTGAGGCCGGTCAGAGAAACCCAGCAGGATAAAGCCAGTGAAAGAACTTCCATTTTTCGGGTCCATTCTTTCTTACCACATGTTTCCTGTCAAGACCAAgtatttagcaatttttaaaagaaatcttcaaaaagaaaacaacttggtAGGGGGTTGAAATGATCTTATGAAAAGACAAGGGCATGGAATTTATCAGCAATAACGTGAATAAATGATGTACTCCCTGAAATTGACGTAGCTTATACCAATATAATTTCACATTATCGCCAAaagttaattattaatatttaatatgagaaaagtgaaataatggaCATTTTGTTTGCATCAGTCAAAGGAATATAAGGTGTATCAGTCTGCACTTACTAGAACTTGAAGTACTGTAAAAATGTGTGTACATTCCAGACTTAAAGTTCTATAAAATGTataagggaaaagaggaagagctcagaaagaatcagaaagagatgcagagagaaggagagatgttAATACAAATATGTGTCTCCTGATTCTACACAACTGGATTTGCACACACCtcacatgtaataaaatataacaacaggggcacctaagtggttcagtgggttaagcatc
This region includes:
- the LOC128315741 gene encoding putative olfactory receptor 2B8, whose amino-acid sequence is MDPKNGSSFTGFILLGFSDRPQLERVLFVVLLIFYLLTLLGNTSIIALSRLDPHLQTPMYFFLSNLSFLDLCYTTSTVPQLLVHLRGADKSISFAACVAQLFVALGLGCTECILLGVMAFDRYAAVCRPLHYTVIMHPRLCALMASASWFIGFANASLQTVLIFLVPLCGRNKIDHFFCEVPPLLKLACVDTTVNESELFFVSVIILLIPVALITLSYGRIVRAVLRIKSATGQRKAFGTCGSHLTVVSLFYGTAIYAYLQPSNNYSQDQGKFISLFYTIVTPMVNPFIYTLRNRDVTGAMRKVFCGGYDSR